Below is a genomic region from Prunus persica cultivar Lovell chromosome G3, Prunus_persica_NCBIv2, whole genome shotgun sequence.
GCATTTCCTtacaattttttgtgataaactaatagataattgactaaataaagatcctcaaagtttcaataaattttttcaagtttttcttacaatttccgtggtttttattcaatttttaccGATATCGATAGTttcccgatatttccatcaaaattttcatgtttttggaCCATGGATATTTCCAAaatcatcgatattttagaccttagATATAACTATAGTTAACTCTTTGCTTTGTATTTATGGAACTATGGTTATGTCGATGACATGTGTCAAATGTTAAGAATAATGATGAAAGTACATGTTGGGTTAAAAtagtgagcaaaaatgctcccTACAAACTTAATACTAATAGATAATAATGAATTTTAATCGGATGACTATTAAGGACTTGCTCCGCTCATTATAACACCTCATTACAGTCTCGCCAAATGCGCTTAACCCTTCCACGCAAGGAAGTTGGCGAGTAGTGGTTCTCCTCTCCTCTGTTAACCATGGGAATCGATCATATGAAACAAATGCCACACGAAACTTGACCAGTGGTTGTGGTTTATTAGGTTTAGCCCTGTATTTGGTTATTTCCAAACCCATCTgtctcatctcatctcatctcatctcatctcatccatccatccatccatccatgtAACCAATACGCGGTGTGCAGAAGATCACAACAACCAGGAGAGAGaatttttccaagtttaccAGTCACAAGATTACACGTGGCTACCCGACTATagtcaacaacaaaaatcatgCATTGAATTTCTTGGCATGAAATATCGATCTTCATATCTACACGAAACCTCATCTTGTTTTGTTAACACGCGTACATATAAATGGTCGGTTTGTCTGTGTTTTCTGGTATGGTCGGCTATTTTAAAATGTGTAAAATACCAGTCAATTAAGAAATTGTTTGGATTAAGGTACGTTGTAAAGTAATGGTTAATGGAgcatattttctataaaaatgaTGGCCCATGGTTTTAACTTTTACACGTTTTCTACCCACAAGTCACAGCTACCAGTCTCTAGAATCTTCTGCAGGTTTCTACACACTTCGTTCAACTCATTTATAAACAAGTTTTGTGCTAGCTAAACGCTAACTCATATACACACTTGAAACTTACAAATTAATAGTTCATTTTTCGCAAGGCCTCCTCAGAGATATGCCTCACCATCATCCACCAGGACCCCCACCACCGCCAGACCCGTTTGCTCCTCCACCACCGGACCCCGCACCGCCAAGACCACCTCCACCAGGGCCTCCTGCTCCACCCCCGCCAGGGCATCCACCTCCGGGTGGACCTTTCGCTCCACCTCCTCCAGGACCACCTGGTCCTCCACCACCACGTggtcctccaccaccaccttagTATCACCTCACATCACAGTCTCATCTCCACCAGTACATTAGTATTGTAGTAGTATGTGCATGTATATAAGAAATAAAGTGTGTGCGCGTGATGTTTTGTCCATTGGAATGTTCTGTTATTTCTACTTTTCTGCGTAATTAACAATCTTCGATTGTGTTTATAAAACAACAAGGATCGAGAATGTTTTGATCTTGTGACACTCGATCTCTTGTCTTTGTTAGATTACGTTAAAAATTCATACATAACAAATGGTGAATAATAAAATGAACTACGTTTTCCCTCTATGTGACAAGCTTCCCTGCTTCCCTCCTTCCCCCAATCAATCAATGTGCTTCGCCCATCGATAAGAAAATATCCATAAAGAATTTACTGGTTTGATTTATAGAAAAGTTGATATAAATCCAAATTCTCATTTAGGAGTTGGGTTTAATCCTCGAATTTAATGATTTTAATACAAGTCTTTTGACTTTTGTGACATATAAGAttacatttctttttaaatattgtATGAtgtaattttttgatttttatatttttaaaattattttttgttctaaTATTGCTCATTATCTTTGATTACTTACCTTAATGAGATAATTAGTcaatattatatttctttttttatccaATTTATCCTTGAGCACATAAAACGTAGGAAATTGCAGTAAATTTTTATGgtgattttataataaattatgaaacttATGGTAAGTAAAGCACTTAATTaggaagattttttttttcttttttaaatattgtACATTGacataagaaagaaataatgGAGTGAGTTTAGTACTCAAAGGAAGCCAAACACTTGTTAAAATAGATGAGAAAATAATGGAGATTTAGAGTTGGGATTCATCCCAAGGCGCAAATGACCGTTAAAGCATGGTCTAATATCTATTTGCTATGCAGTCATAGTatcaactttttcttctttttcttttattattattattattttatgttgaaTATATGCTCAACTTTGAATCAGGTTCAATCATTTTATTCTTTATAGTTGTTTTTTTAAGTATAGTATACCTGAGATATAGGTAATACAtttttttgatatatttttcttcatattatatttatatctaAATTATTGGTAACATATTCctttaaccaaaaaataagttattaatTGACTTGTGTTTTTATATACATGAGATATAGGTACCAcacttttttgcctttttgtttATGAATCTAAGTTATAGGTAACATACGCTTTACCACTTATCTTTTTTATGTACCAGAGATATAGGTAGCATATACTGTCtgacttatatttttatgCACCTAAGTTATAggtaatttaatattttgcttgtttatttttcCACCTTACTTATAGGTAAGATGTTTTGTGGTTTGTTCAGCCTATGATGTAGATATATTATCCCATGGTATAGATATATTATCCTATTGTCCATCGCATAGGTATAATATGTGGGTCTtacttttattgattaaatggtatatattaggtaaatattattaagaaaagaattcaaaattcaattacaagaaaattatgcattaaatttagattttcattatgtttttcttatttacctcaaagggtaaaatcgacacaacaaaaaaagtaaataacgTCTAAGGACCTAcatctaaaactaaaaatgcaTGGACTAAATCCAATACCAGCTAATCATTTTGGATCTAAACGTAAGAACCCctttaatttatgaatgcaAATACGCGTATGCTGGAGGCACAAGAACATATATCCTTTTACTCTCTTGGCCAAACTGAGCTATTACAAATAGAAAGGGTCAATTAAAAAGTTTGCAGACTGGTAAACGAAAAGGAAAATAGGCTAACACGAAAGATTCCGAGGCTCTGCATTTAACTATCAAACATTTTGGTGCATTTCGTAAAATTTGGTCCACTCCATTAATCTAGTGGTTCATCTTATTATACCACATAAGATTAATAAGTTTTGGGCCTTTCTTTTCCAAACTAACTGCCGTTTAATTCCGTTCTCTGCTTACAAACCCATTCATTAGTTTATGCAGTGTCTTATacataaaatttcacaaaccCATTCATTAGTTTATGCAGTGTCTTATacataaaatttcacaaaccCAATCACCAAAACTAATACCTCCCTAACATATAGAACAAAACCTTATACATATGTAGATTCTAGGAAAAGGTACCGATCCATAAATCATTAGAGAGataataccaaaaaaaacccatctcAGATTTTGAAGCACCCGACCCAACCCGCTGAGATCAAATGGGGTTGAAAATCTGAGAAAGTTGTGGCTTAGGATAGGTTCCAAGATGCGAACGATGACATTGATGAGGAGAATGAAACTATAGTGGGTGACGATCTAGGCCTTCTTCATTGTCCACGTGCTCCACTCTTTCTTTAGATTGAACTTTTCTTCTctaattaatttctaatttttcattcatcaGAAGAAgatttgacaagaaaaaaaagagcaaagAGAAGATGGATGCGGTGGTTGCTGAGAGCAGAAAAGGGTTAACG
It encodes:
- the LOC109948094 gene encoding uncharacterized proline-rich protein-like; the encoded protein is MVLTFTRFLPTSHSYQSLESSAVHFSQGLLRDMPHHHPPGPPPPPDPFAPPPPDPAPPRPPPPGPPAPPPPGHPPPGGPFAPPPPGPPGPPPPRGPPPPP